In one Thermaerobacter sp. PB12/4term genomic region, the following are encoded:
- a CDS encoding DUF4342 domain-containing protein, whose amino-acid sequence MSELEKIDILRERAGVSYRRAKELLDQCGGDVVEALIRLEEESRRNTWQERIQVQGAELVDRVRQLINEGNVRRIVIRNQDGQTLVELPVTVGALGALLAPMLAVVGVIAALVTRATIVVERRNDGTAGAGQGTVGTGGAGPAGAGGWGETGTGPGAAGGPAGGYGEGGTYGGSAGWDSPGDGAAGGTQDPGPRH is encoded by the coding sequence GTGAGCGAGCTGGAGAAGATCGATATCCTGAGGGAGCGGGCCGGGGTCAGCTACCGCCGGGCCAAGGAGCTTCTGGACCAGTGCGGCGGGGACGTGGTGGAGGCCCTGATCCGCCTGGAGGAGGAGTCCCGCCGCAACACCTGGCAGGAGCGGATCCAGGTCCAGGGGGCCGAGCTGGTTGACCGGGTGCGGCAGCTGATCAACGAGGGTAACGTGCGCCGCATCGTCATCCGCAACCAGGACGGGCAGACCCTGGTGGAGCTGCCCGTCACCGTGGGTGCCCTGGGGGCGCTGCTGGCGCCCATGCTGGCGGTGGTGGGCGTCATCGCGGCCCTGGTCACCCGGGCGACCATCGTGGTGGAACGCCGCAACGACGGCACCGCCGGAGCCGGCCAGGGAACGGTCGGCACCGGGGGTGCGGGCCCGGCCGGGGCCGGCGGCTGGGGCGAGACCGGCACGGGCCCGGGTGCGGCCGGCGGCCCGGCGGGCGGCTACGGTGAGGGCGGCACCTACGGGGGCAGCGCCGGCTGGGATTCCCCGGGCGACGGGGCGGCGGGCGGGACCCAGGATCCGGGACCCCGCCACTGA
- the recO gene encoding DNA repair protein RecO, which translates to MPLYSVEGIVLRTREYGERDRLVTLVDRDGTRRTVLAKGVRRPRSSLAAGVQPYTYSRFLLWKGRSLDGVSQVQVLDAHAGLRGSLEALAAAAYVAELAEAFTHEGAPSPGVFPVLLAVLRGLAAAPADRVAQGLWLRYAELRLLDLAGLGIQLEACQDCGRPLVLPGGRGAGGGPPSAPGEGAMPAGYSAEMGGALCRRCRPGRPAALSLDPATWQVLRLAGRLNPQLAARLRPAPATLARAAEVTQTHLVYHLGRPFRSAGILAILDEATMLPAGEPPAAPRAAPPVQPPAGPPAPGASADR; encoded by the coding sequence ATGCCCCTCTACAGCGTGGAAGGGATCGTGCTCAGGACCAGGGAGTACGGCGAGCGGGACCGCCTGGTCACCCTGGTGGACCGGGACGGGACCCGCCGCACCGTGCTGGCCAAGGGGGTGCGCCGCCCGCGCAGTTCCCTGGCGGCCGGGGTGCAGCCCTACACCTACAGCCGGTTCCTCCTGTGGAAAGGGCGCTCCCTGGACGGGGTAAGCCAGGTCCAGGTGCTGGACGCCCACGCCGGCCTGCGGGGGAGCCTGGAGGCCCTGGCGGCCGCCGCCTACGTGGCCGAGCTGGCCGAGGCGTTCACCCATGAAGGGGCACCGAGCCCCGGGGTCTTCCCCGTGCTGCTGGCGGTGCTGCGGGGGCTGGCGGCGGCCCCGGCCGACCGCGTGGCCCAGGGGCTCTGGCTGCGCTATGCGGAGCTCAGGCTGCTCGATCTGGCCGGCCTGGGCATCCAGCTGGAGGCCTGCCAGGACTGCGGGCGGCCGCTGGTGCTGCCGGGCGGGCGCGGCGCCGGTGGAGGCCCGCCGTCGGCGCCTGGAGAAGGAGCCATGCCCGCGGGTTACAGCGCCGAGATGGGCGGCGCCCTCTGCCGAAGGTGCCGGCCGGGCCGGCCGGCGGCCCTGTCCCTGGACCCCGCCACCTGGCAGGTGCTGCGCCTGGCCGGGCGGCTGAACCCCCAGCTGGCGGCCCGGCTGCGGCCGGCGCCGGCGACCCTGGCCCGGGCGGCGGAGGTGACCCAGACCCACCTGGTCTACCACCTGGGCCGGCCCTTTCGATCGGCCGGCATTTTGGCAATACTGGATGAAGCAACGATGCTGCCGGCGGGAGAGCCGCCGGCGGCGCCGCGGGCGGCCCCACCGGTGCAGCCGCCGGCGGGGCCGCCGGCACCCGGGGCGAGCGCAGACCGCTAG